From Pseudoramibacter sp.:
ACGCCTTCGGCTTGCCGGGGGTGGTCTTCGCCTTCACTGTGGTTTTGGGATAGACGACCGCGTAATAGTCCCACTGGGAATGGCCGTCGCCCTGGTCCATGGCTTCCGGCGCCATGGCGAGGAAAGGTTCGACCTTTTCGTAGGCGGCCGCCTGTCCTGAAGCGCCGGTCTGCACGACGAGGTACATCCCGTAGGGCAGGGCCGAAAACCGGGCCGTGCCGTTCTGGTCGGTCACCGCTTTGGCGGCCGGACTGGCCTTTGCCGTGAGCTTCGCGAAGGCGGCTGCGGCGTCTTCTGAGCCCGAGGCGGACAGGTGGTCGTAATCGACCTGATGCGCCTTAAAGGGGGCCAGGGGTGTGAATACCGCCGTGTTGCCCGAGACGCTGAGATCTGCCGCCCGGTAAAGGGTAAATTCGGCGCCGGAGATGGCCTTCCGGGTCTTATTATCGTTGAAAATGAAGCGCAGTTCAAGGCTGGCCTTCTGGCCGTTTAACGGCGGCACGTTGTTGACTGCGGCGTGGACCGGAAAGGCGGCCAGGCACAGGGCTGTGAGAACGGCCGCCAGCGCGGCAAAAAGGCGCCCACTGTGTAATAAACTTCTGGTTTTCATGGACATTTCCTTACAAAATATGATGACAAAAGAGCGGGCACGCGGCCCGCTCTGCAGAACAACATCAGATCAGGCGATGATTATGCCTGGGTTTTACGGTTTTTGGTGTAGAGCACCACAGCGAGAGCTACGAGAGCGCCGCCGACGATGAGGTAGAAGAAGATCCCTGCGCCGCCGGTTGCAGGCAGTCCGCTGGATTTCGCGTTCTGGAACAGGGACGTCTTGTTGTCTGCGTTGGCGTTGGCCGCTGCGACAGTCTTGACGCCGCCGTCGTAGGTGGCGGTGTAGGTGTTGGTCTGTGTGCCGTTAATGGTGATGGCGTAGCTCTTCAGGGTGCCGTCTTCGTTCAGGGTTGCGCTGATTTTGACCGGCACTTCCGTGGTGTCGAGCTTGTAGCCTGCCGGTGCCTTGGTTTCTTTTAAGGTGTAGTCCCCGGCGTCGAGGCCTGTGATCTTCATAAGGCCGTCTTTGTCGGTGGTGACGGTCTTGGTGACCTTGCCGTCTTTACTGGTCAGGGTGAATTGTGCGCCGGACAGCGGTGTCTGTGTCGTGGTCAATTCACCGTATTTGGTCGTCGTGATGACGTCGCCGGTCTTTTTGTCGACGCCGACTTTAACAATATCCTTGGTCTGCTCAGATTTTTCGCCGTTGATGTCCCCGTCAATGTCGAAGGTGTATTGATGGGTGTGATCTTCGACTGTTTTCGTGTTGTCGGTTTGATTCGGGTTATTGGAATAGGTGACTATGACATCATTGGGGTTGTCACCGAAGCCGCGCTGTGCCGAGGCATTCAAGGTTGCGTTGTAAGTGATGCTCACATCTTTCGCGCTGCCGTTGGTCAGGAAAGCCTGATTAAACGTCACGGTGA
This genomic window contains:
- a CDS encoding pilin N-terminal domain-containing protein, coding for MKTRSLLHSGRLFAALAAVLTALCLAAFPVHAAVNNVPPLNGQKASLELRFIFNDNKTRKAISGAEFTLYRAADLSVSGNTAVFTPLAPFKAHQVDYDHLSASGSEDAAAAFAKLTAKASPAAKAVTDQNGTARFSALPYGMYLVVQTGASGQAAAYEKVEPFLAMAPEAMDQGDGHSQWDYYAVVYPKTTVKAKTTPGKPKASRVKTGDTTALFELIGAALIASAVLILVARRTKSE
- a CDS encoding SpaA isopeptide-forming pilin-related protein, whose protein sequence is MQQTIRKSGIVLLAFLFAALMAFSAIPVHAASFDTTLTVKGVEAGNTVTGYQIVKDDGRGNWVVANTHIHIENPENPTAAEINKLAGQVKNLKLTEAQFTQQSNGDYTATAPAAGSYLVLVVNGNKANYVYSPMLISADYDGTNRTESLESDTANAKKTQPSVSKVIAEKNDTKVENAKGVTLAPGDKVSYEITPTIPNYGTEYTNATYTVADTLTNMTLSGDINVTGADKNDYTITKTDNSFTVTFNQAFLTNGSAKDVSITYNATLNASAQRGFGDNPNDVIVTYSNNPNQTDNTKTVEDHTHQYTFDIDGDINGEKSEQTKDIVKVGVDKKTGDVITTTKYGELTTTQTPLSGAQFTLTSKDGKVTKTVTTDKDGLMKITGLDAGDYTLKETKAPAGYKLDTTEVPVKISATLNEDGTLKSYAITINGTQTNTYTATYDGGVKTVAAANANADNKTSLFQNAKSSGLPATGGAGIFFYLIVGGALVALAVVLYTKNRKTQA